The proteins below come from a single Chrysoperla carnea chromosome 1, inChrCarn1.1, whole genome shotgun sequence genomic window:
- the LOC123304443 gene encoding ras GTPase-activating protein-binding protein 2: MVMEAPPSPQCVGREFVRQYYTLLNKAPTHLHRFYNNNSSFVHGGLDAPNRETSPMIGQKQIHQKIQQLNFQDCHAKITQVDSQATLGNGVVVQVTGELSNAGQPMRRFTQTFVLAAQSPKKYYVHNDIFRYQDEIFTDEECDQESGRSEADDDLVQEPSVQDIPQPISQQQMAYFANNAVPPNTPMTAQPPTVVPPTMTVPPHHPGAAQLTPQVITAAATGAQSVVQVNGSVHPDDVILPSVPSVPPAAAAAVTLQSSTNVVNVAPTTLQNIQSGQQQNVQQANQLPIVPPNVGMVSQLNNQQQTDDVITHSTSQHHVETSHHDLIVENNIEQNEQKSPEPEPADESLNHDPAPISNEPKTYATLLKSGGTGGGQVSFASAAMSTSPNQPISKPISSPPPSLNRGDGREHTPLSSSGFNSNSSGPLGQRSAGPNRSNRSSGGPPGAVRGPIRQDSRQGPGRNSFNDDSNDDRRRSTGGPGSQYGDSHQLFLGNLPHSATEDDLRDIFSKFGSIVDLRIHSKPTGKGMPGTRVPNYGFITYEDQQSVQNCLNARPLYFPPSSENRQKLNVEEKKVRSKAMDGGRIGGNNQQENNMGGGRPGNGPGGGPRNNGGGGGPGGNLMRSRGGRPGGGFNRSEGGGSGGGGGPVNRGNNNFNRR, from the exons ATGGTCATGGAGGCTCCACCGTCTCCCCAATGTGTTGGTCGAGAATTTGTTCGACAGTATTATACACTGTTGAACAAAGCTCCAACTCATTTACAtcgattttacaataataattcatcGTTTGTACACGGTGGATTGGATGCACCCAATCGTGAAACAAGTCCAATGATCGGGCAAAAGCAGATTCACCAAAAGATTCAACAATTGAATTTCCAAGATTGTCATGCGAAAATAACGCAAGTTGATTCGCAAGCTACTTTGGGTAATGGTGTTGTTGTTCAAGTAACTGGTGAATTGAGTAATGCTGGACAACCGATGAGACGATTTACTCAGACATTTGTATTAGCTGCCCAGTCGCCAAAAAAGTATTACGTTCATAACGACATATTTCGTTATcag GACGAAATTTTTACGGATGAGGAATGCGATCAAGAATCTGGTCGATCTGAAGCTGATGATGATTTAGTTCAAGAACCATCAGTTCAAGATATTCCACAACCAATATCGCAACAACAAATGGCATATTTTGCAAACAACGCTGTACCTCCAAACACTCCAATGACTGCTCAACCACCAACTGTTGTACCACCAACCATGACTGTGCCGCCTCATCATCCAGGTGCTGCTCAATTAACACCACAAGTGATAACAGCAGCGGCAACTGGTGCTCAATCAGTGGTACAAGTAAATGGTAGTGTTCATCCTGATGATGTCATACTACCATCAGTACCCAGTGTTCCACCAGCAGCCGCAGCAGCTGTTACTCTTCAATCGTCGACCAATGTTGTAAATGTGGCACCAACAACATTACAAAACATACAGAGTGGTCAACAACAAAATGTACAGCAAGCGAATCAATTACCAATTGTACCACCCAACGTTGGAATGGTATCTCAATTGAATAATCAACAACAGACAGATGATGTTATAACACATTCAACGTCACAGCATCATGTTGAAACTTCACATcatgatttaattgttgaaaataatattgaacaaaatgaGCAAAAATCACCTGAACCGGAACCTGCGGATGAATCATTAAATCACGATCCAG caCCAATCTCAAATGAACCGAAAACTTATGCCACTTTATTAAAATCTGGTGGTACAGGTGGAGGTCAAGTATCATTTGCATCAGCGGCTATGTCAACTAGCCCCAATCAACCGATATCCAAACCAATCTCGTCACCG CCACCATCATTAAATCGAGGAGATGGTCGTGAACACACTCCATTATCATCAAGTGGTTTTAATTCAAATTCCTCAGGACCATTAGGACAGCGTAGTGCAGGGCCAAATAGATCTAACAGGTCTTCTGGTGGCCCACCAGGAGCGGTTCGTGGACCTATACGACAAGATTCTCGTCAAGGTCCAGGGCGAAATAGTTTCAATGACGACAGCAATG aCGACCGGAGAAGAAGTACGGGTGGTCCTGGTTCACAATATGGAGACAGTCATCAGTTGTTTTTAGGTAATTTACCTCATTCAGCAACTGAAGATGATTTGCGTGATATCTTTAGTAAGTTTGGAAGTATTGTTGATTTACGGATCCATAGTAAACCAACTGGTAAAGGTATGCCTGGTACACGAGTTCCAAATTACGGGTTTATCACATATGAAGATCAACAATCcgtacaaaattgtttaaatgccCGG CCATTATATTTCCCTCCATCATCGGAAAACAGACAGAAATTAAATGTAGAAGAGAAGAAAGTACGATCAAAAGCAATGGATGGTGGTAGAATTGGCGGAAATAATCAACAAGAAAACAACATGGGTGGTGGCAGACCTGGAAATGGACCAGGTGGTGGACCTAGAAACAATGGTGGAGGTGGTGGTCCAGGTGGCAACTTAATGCGATCACGTGGTGGTCGACCCGGTGGTGGATTTAATAGATCCGAAGGAGGTGGCAGCGGTGGAGGTGGTGGTCCAGTAAATAggggaaataataattttaatcgtcGCTAA